Part of the Musa acuminata AAA Group cultivar baxijiao chromosome BXJ2-7, Cavendish_Baxijiao_AAA, whole genome shotgun sequence genome is shown below.
CAAGGTTTGGTGGGACCTCGAGGCGAGCAAAGGTGCAAATTGGTACCTGCAGCCGCAAATCTCATGGAATGGTGAGGGCATCAGCGTCGCCTCGCTAAAGCTGTCGAAACTTGCCAACACAATCACGTTGAAGAGGCTCATCAGGAAGGGGATACCCCCGGTGCTGAGGCCAAAGGTGTGGCTTTCCGTATCTGGTGCGGCAAAGAAGCGATCCACGGTGCCTGAGAGCTATTATGATGATCTGATCAGAGCTACAGAAGGGAAAATCACAGCTGCCACACGACAAATCGATCATGTGAGTTCTTGATTCTCATggtataccaaaatataaaattgagttagtatgatttgCTATGGGCATGATATATTATCTTAAAAATTGGTTTAGAATGTTGTATGGTTTTTTTGGATATGATGCCTAGGAGTACTCCATATCACAAAATCGTATCTTTCCTCCTTCAAAAGGATGTAAGATCTCATGTCAACTCTGTCATCATGTGCTTATCGGAGAGTTCATATTTCACATGAActgcaaaacaaaaacaaatgagTTAAGCATTCCTCACTAACACGTAGCTTAAATACACATGAAAAGTTTAACAATGGTGATGCCTTGGAATCCAAATAGCAGTGATGGAAGATTTCAGGTTTTATTGGCAATATATCAAGGTTGTTCATCGTGGATGTGGATGTTGTTCATGCTAACAATATTGCACCACTCCATTATTGTAGCAATTTTGGGggcgcggggggggggggggggggggggaaaggCTTTGTCAGTGCAAATGTGCAATTGTTTGTGTCCATCTGTATCCGAAATAATCATGAGTTAGAAGTGTTGAGATATCCTAGTGATTAATGCAGTGTCTGCATAATTAATAGGTTCAACTCCATGTAAAGGTATTTTGTAAGACATCAAATGTAAtgaatgaaaaataattaaaaacaacTGAGGAATTTTATAGAAGCAAAACGTGTCTAGGTGATGAGTTGGAAATGAGAAATGCACACTCCTGCATTTGATAGGACAGTTTCTAGATGTGACAGTTGGTCATAATTCTAAGAGCATCATATTATAACTAGTAAATCTTCCAAAGTCATACTATCATCTTTTCATCCGGTTGCTGGTTTTTAGCCATGTTAGTTATCGTCACACTAATATCTTCAACTTTAAGAGAGTTTGTAACCAGTGAATTTTATGAGTTTCTTCCTAGAGCCACGCATCCAGGTTGTTTATTTCATTTGAAGCATAGAAGCAGTTGTGATAATCCATGTGTTCCAACGGAAAAAGGTTTCTTTGGAAATCGTGAAAGTACTACTAGAGTTGGATATGTCATTATTTATCATGGACGCAAATCTTATGAAGGTTTAACATTTTGGTTTAGTGCCGGTCTTGACACTCTGCCAGACTATATGGTCTGTAAACCAATCTGAACTGCCCAATTATCActgaagaaaattattttaaaaaaatattgaccGAAAAACAAGCTATATGGTGTGATACTAGTTGTTGGTTGAACTGGTAAGAATGTGCCAGTATATGCCAACTCAAGCAGTGTTTATAATCTTGATTCCTATGGCTTTTTAATTCACGATTTTACTAACTTAATCAATACCATGGAATACATGCAGGATCTTCCAAGAACTTTTCCCTCTCATCCATGGTTAGACAGCCCCGAAGGTCAGGCATCACTTCGGCGGGTCCTTGTTGTGTATTCTTTCCGGGATTCAGATGTTGGTTATTGCCAGGTAAATGGAGTTTGCCTTTTCATTTGATACTAAAATAAATGTGTTGCAGTTCCTCTAAGACATTGGAAAATTTTAACTGCTATTGCAGGGTCTAAATTATGTAGCTGCCTTACTGCTGCTAGTAATGAAAACAGAGGAAGATGCTTTTTGGTTGCTTGCTGTCCTCTTGGAAAATGTATTAGTGAATGACTGCTACACTGATAACCTTTCCGGATGCCATGTGGAGCAAAGGGTATTTAGAGATCTTCTTGCAAAAAAGTGCCCCAGGTAACTTCCATGCTTCTATGCTGCCAACTCTATGTTCATTACTTTAATGTCCATGACCAGTTCAATTTTTTTTACCATTCAGGATAGCCACCCATTTGGAAGCTATGGAGTTTGATGTTTCTCTTGTAGCCACAGAATGGTTCCTATGCCTCTTCTCAAAGAGCTTACCTTCAGAGGTGACATAAAATTTAAGCAATTTTTAATGATTTGCCAATAGACGTGAGACCGAAAAAGACCAAGAAATATTTGCTGTATAATTTGTATGCAACATAGTAACATATTATACTAATTTCATTGATGTGTAGAATATTTAGCATAACTACTTACGTTCAGAGGTGACATAAAATTTAAGTAATTTTTAATGATTTGCCAATAGACGTGAGACCGAAAAAGACCAAGAAATATTTGCTGTATAATTTGTATGCAACATAGTAACATATTATACTAATTTCATTGATGTGTAGAATATTTAGCATAACTACTTACGTTCAGAGGTGACATAAAATTTAAGCAATTTTTAATGATTTGCCAATAGACGTGAGACCGAAAAAGACCAAGAAATATTTGCTGTATAATTTGTATGCAACATAGTAACATATTATACTAATTTCATTGATGTGTAGAATATTTAGCATAACAACTTACGTTCAGAGGTGACATAAAATTTGAGCAATTTTTAATGAATTGCCAATTGATGTGAGACCCAAAAGGACTAAGAAATATTTGCCATATAATTTGTATGCAACATAGTAACATATTATACTAATTTCATCGATGAGTAGAATATTTAGCATCACTTATGTGGATTGTCTAAGCTACCTTTGGCCCAACTTgttatgaaaaaagaaaaagacttttGGTGTTTATGTACGCTAATTAGTTAAACTTAGTAGTCTAGTATCTTTGATTGACTACTAGGCAATGAGTTTACTTGACACATTTGCTTTGAGAACAGTCATAATCTGTAAGTCATAACTTCTACTTAAATGCAAGTTTGTCCACAATCtcgtgcgagagagagagagagagagcatctaAATGTGAGAACTAACATCATATTTAACTATGtcaattaaaattttcttatcaTCTCTTTGAAATATTAATTATAGAAGTTTTTTTCAGACAACACTACGGGTTTGGGATGTTCTGTTCAACGAGGGGGCAAAGGTTCTTTTCCATGTTGCCCTGGCATTCTTTAAGGTATATAATTGTATCTTGTGTGTTGTTCTTTTATAGGTAAACTCATTTGCTTTGAGAAATTTTCGAAGCACTTCTTTTAAATATAGCAATGAAAGGTCATCGATTTATAGTATATTACgcatgaagaaagaaattacATGCAATCTGTTTTGGATAGAACAGCATTCGATAGGACTATAATTTGTCCTTCTTCATGGTCATGCTTTAACAATCTCCATGTTACCACAGATGAAGGAAGAAGAGTTGCTACAGGCCCTTCAAATCGGCGAGGTAATTGATATTCTGCAAACGACCACCCATCATCTATACAACCCTGATGAATTGCTGAGGGTATGAACATTTCCTTATTTTGCTGCCAGCAATGGAAGTtcttttatcatagttagagcatctgCAATTATATTTTGTTAGGCCATTTATTGTGAGTTCAAATAGCATTCTTGGCTCCTCTCTTGAATTCTATTGGTTGGAGTTTAATAACATTGAAAGAAAATATCTAGCATTGTCTTCCTTAATTGGCATTGGAAAATAGTGAGAGGAATATTTTGTACGGTAGCTCGTGAGAACTGTATCGAGTTACCTCCTGGATGCCAATTcttagaaccttaattattgtctGTCAGTGGTTGTCTGCCTGAGGAGCTCAGATGAGTGGAATAGTTTGAGTTGTATGAGGTTTCCGCCATGTTTTAAATGGCAGACTCAAGATAAGAAGCGCAGTGACTGACCAATTTTTGAACATCAAGAAGTGACCATGGTGATTTATCCACTGTTTCATTGCAGGTAGCTTTTGAAAAAATTGGTTCTATGACTAGCAACACAATCACAAAGGAAAGGAAGAAACAGGAACCAGCAGTCATGGCTGAGCTCGACCAAAGGCTGAGACGACTCAATATGTTGAAGACAAACGAGTGATAGATACACTGGAGCGAAACCAGACATTCAAACTTGGCCGGTCGATGCTGCTGCGGAGATGGTAGAAGGTTTCGTCCCAATGTGCGAAGACCGGAGATTAAAATAGCAAAGTGAGATTATTTCATAGATATCATGACTTGGGTTCGGGGTAATAACCAGCCTGATAAAATTTTCTGTAGTCGTGTAAAAAGAATTTGCTCCACtgtgaaagaaagaaggaaagaaagaaagaaaattcaCTGAGTTCAGATCTTCCTACTCCCCAAGTCCAAATACGAGAACAGTCTAaagatgaacatgccaaaagaagcCTTAGCGTTATAAGTTTCGCTACAGTTTTATGCAATTAATGGTGACTGATTCAGTCCGCTATTGTCATTACTTGTGTTTCCTATCACAGATAAAAATTAAAGCCCGCTGCCCGTTCCTCCAAACATTACAACTATCACTGGCCCTTCCACTTGGTTTGACGCGACTGATGGTGACTGACGTTTCGTGGAAAGGGAATTCCATCCATGATCATAAGCTTTCCTAAAGATCAGCATCAGAAGGTCAAGTCATGTTACGATCGAGTAAAACCTCATGCTTCGGTCCCAGAAGGACGACACTGTTCGAACACCATGGCTTCCATGCAAGCCCCGCCATTCGCGTGGATTGCAGCAATGGCGTTTCGTTCATGACTTCTACTTGACACAAACTGCAACGGTTCAAGTTGGATAAGTGTGTAAGGATCACGTAGTTCGTCCAATGAAACtctgttctttcttcttcttcttactgaTCTTGTCCAAGGAGCAACAAATGATTCAAGAAGAATCAGGAATCGTGCAATTTCTACCTATCCGATCTTACTGATGAGATCCAGCCTCGCTTTCGCTTGCTTAATCTTCCAGCGCAAGAGATCACGAGATTCCAGACCTCGTCAATACTGCTTGTGATCCTGACCGCATTCGCTTCGGGAACTGAAGCAAATATCATATACAAAGGaagagggatatgttaataacaatcaattttttttataatttatttatctatttattttctaatatggtatcagagcagttcctccttggcgacaGCAATATTGCCGTGTGTTAGCCAAGCAGCCACAGTAACTAACGAGCAccgtcttggctctgctcatccactccttctcttccttcatcgccggtcttgcttttcttcgccggccttgctccctctcctatttgctacctacagcagacactctccgtcgccatcatgcaaggaggaaaacattctctcactacctcctcaatagcggtgaacgatgaacagcggtgtcttcctcgcttcccggccagcagcaatCGCAACTgcgcatcttcctctaccgcagtagCTTTCGCTgtcgcttccctctacacaacggcgcctccttaacggcggtgtcctcctcctcaatagcgacgaacggcgaacgacggtgtcttcctcgctcagtcttccttgcttaacaACGACTGTcgtgtcttcctccttcgctgtcgcagccGCTTCCCGaccagcagcagccgcaaccgctacatcttccttcctctaccgcagcagcttttgctgccgctttcctctatacatctaattgctgcagatttctctcactgcagtttccttgagtaccgctgtagattttcgcggccatttcccggtgaaccgcagtcttgagtatcGTTACAGTTTTTgcggccatcttccggcgaactacagcctctacaatctgctgcagcaagcagcaatccacagcagcgaaccgcagtcttgactACCGCTAcagttttcgcggccatcttccggcgaactgcaacctctacaatctgctgcagcaagcagcaatccacagcagcgaaccacagtcttgagtaccgctgcagttttcgcggccatcttccggcgaactacagcctctacaatctgcagcagtaagcagcaatccacagcaactGTCGGCAGctttgggcactgttgtagattgcccaatctgctgcagcaatctatagcagcagccccctccctcattctccaccttgtgtgacctgagtatcacacaaggttcgctacatctctttaaaaaatatatatatatatatatatcttcgttcacttcttctgttgtttcagttcctgtagagactcccacttcttgttcttctataagacttatctccatcaatgctgccacgctgatcccctttaagttatcaaagggtggcaactatgcgtcctggcgagctcaattttttaatcttttatttggatacaacttgttaggttacattgatggctttttcagttgtcctccggccatgctcaacatcctcgACGAtcccagtacccaatccagctcacaaactgtggctacgtcaagatcgtctcatcctccaagctattcaagcttcagttgctggattcgttactcccttgatatcttcatgtgtgatagctgccgatgcatggtctacactacaaaccaccctggcaaatcattcgcgtactcgcaagctcagtcttctatccaagcttatagtgacaaaacaagaggaaagtactatctctgattatatacaacatatcaaggttatcattgatgacttggccttgataggtcattccttatgtgacgaagaggttgtcattcataccctcaatggtctcgacaccgactacaaggaattggctgctgcaattcgggcacgcgactcgccagtctcttttgaagatctctatgataagctgattgactacgagatgtacttgaagcgtgcggacaaactgcctggatcaactgtcacagctcaagtcagtcacaagtctaaacgaaagagcactcggtactcgccgaacatcacccaaggtttggctaatgcgcctcttgattctgtgagttccatgcaacacccctcctatcctcctagtcatcacctcccaatcctgtcgtctccaatcatcctatgaccactcgctctaagcatggtatttttaaacctcgttaggtacttaacctacaagctatcatgaattcctcatcccccaacgtttaccccaccaccttcactcaagcccaaaaatctccgcattggcgtactcccatgagtgaggaatataatgccctcctccataattcaacgtgggatcttattcctttccatccttcacaaaatataatcgggtgtaagtgggtttttagaattaagcggaacccagatggctctgttactcgatataaggcacgcctggtcgccaaagggtttcatcaacgacctggagttgatttcactgagacgtttagtcctgttgttaaacccactacaatccggcttatcttgagtttggctaccactaaaggctagcaattacgacaattggatgttaataatgcctttctacagggatctctatccgaagatgtttttatgcaacaaccccccaattttactcatcctcagtatccatagcatgtttgcaaactttggaaagttatttatggacttcgtcaggctccgagagcttggtacactaaacttagctcatttttgacttctgtcggctttcttaactccaaatctgacacttcgttgtttctgcgacatcatcatggaaacacaatgtatattctggtatatgtggatggtattattgtcacaggcaacaatcccatcagcatccaagcgttcatcaaatagttggcagctcgattctcgcttaaggatctcggacccttgagctactttctgagcgtcgaagctaccttcacatcttccggtctccttttatctcAACGCAAGTATATTCaatatttgttattaaagacaaacatgcaggatgcaaatgcagttacaacccccatctctactattggttctctcaaattatcggatggaagtcttgctacggaacccactcaataccgtcaagttgttggctctttacaatacttagctctcacgcgtccagacatctcatttgctgtcaacaaattatcacaatttatgcagcaaccatctactctacactggtctgcggtcaagagacttctatgatatcttaaagggaccctaaatcatggactcttttttcgtaaacactctccactttgtctttatgcctttgccgatgctgattgggcaggtaaccttgatgatagaacatccacatcggggtatattatcttctttgatgctcatccaatcagttgaagttctaagaagcaaaagacaatcgtctggtctacaactgaagctgaataccatgtcattgccgctaccactgcagaactcaattggatcacgaatctactccaggaactcaacatcgattccacccctacgatatattgtgataatattggagctacctatctgtgcgctaatccggtatttcaCTCCCGTATGAAACATATTgttatcgacttccactttgtacacgatcaagttgtccgtcgtcaacttcgtgtttctcatgttcatatggctgatcaattggccgactcatttacgaagcctctagcttgtaaactttttgcattacatcagtccaagattgaccTCCTTGATCGGAGGGCATGATAAATAGATGAGATTtctctaactgtttgaggaaatctctctactctgttgagagaAATCATCTAAcctgttgagaaaaattctcccttctaacctgtataaaaggaaggggatatgttaataacaatcaacttcttttACAACTTGTttctctatttattttctaacaattaTCTATCGCTGCACGTGAGCACTTGCAGATGTTGCAACTCGAACGGGTAGAGGGTTGCTCAACAAAGGCGGGAAAGATGTTGCAGGATGGTCTGGAAGAACATATCTACCGACTCTGAAGGAAAAGTCTCGTCTCCACAAGCTCATTTCGGTGGTTTCAGAACCACCTCACCTATCTTCAACCACATGATATGCTTAAGAACCCAGCCGAGACCCCTCCCTTGCTCATCGAACCCCAAATGGCAACTCCGTTCAAACTCCTCTGTTTTCTCTTCGCACTAACGTCCTCCACGTCCCTTCTCCCTTCTTCCTGCGCTCAAACCTGCTCCGGTTACACCTTCTCTGACAACAAAGTCTTCAGCTCATGCACTGACCTCCCTCACTTGGGTGCCTCCCTCTACTACGACCGCGATGCCTCCGCGAACACGGTATCCGTTGCATTCAAGGCCCCTCAGACCTCCACCGGTTGGGTTGCATGGGGACTCAACCCAAACGCCACCAAGATGGTCGGCT
Proteins encoded:
- the LOC135617442 gene encoding uncharacterized protein LOC135617442, which encodes MMRSFLSSGIHYQLLEDSEDRMFGAQAQREVSDGFVPTRRPYWITSATPRSRATTITSSIPKKSSNFPVKFEDMYGFTVEGNIDDVNVLNEVRERVREQGKVWWDLEASKGANWYLQPQISWNGEGISVASLKLSKLANTITLKRLIRKGIPPVLRPKVWLSVSGAAKKRSTVPESYYDDLIRATEGKITAATRQIDHDLPRTFPSHPWLDSPEGQASLRRVLVVYSFRDSDVGYCQGLNYVAALLLLVMKTEEDAFWLLAVLLENVLVNDCYTDNLSGCHVEQRVFRDLLAKKCPRIATHLEAMEFDVSLVATEWFLCLFSKSLPSETTLRVWDVLFNEGAKVLFHVALAFFKMKEEELLQALQIGEVIDILQTTTHHLYNPDELLRVAFEKIGSMTSNTITKERKKQEPAVMAELDQRLRRLNMLKTNE